Proteins co-encoded in one Prunus persica cultivar Lovell chromosome G6, Prunus_persica_NCBIv2, whole genome shotgun sequence genomic window:
- the LOC18774745 gene encoding 7-deoxyloganetic acid glucosyltransferase yields MAMKQPHVIIFPFPLQGHMKPLLCLAELLCHAGLHVTYVNTHHNHQRLANRQALSTHFPTLHFESISDGLPEDDPRTLNSQLLIALKTSIRPHFRELLKTISLKAESNDTLVPPPSCIMTDGLVTFAFDVAEELGLPILSFNVPCPRYLWTCLCLPKLIENGQLPFQDDDMNVEITGVPGMEGLLHRQDLPGFCRVKQADHPSLQFAINETQTLKRASALILDTVYELDAPCISHMALMFPKIYTLGPLHALLNSQIGDMSRGLASHGSLWKSDLNCMTWLDSQPSKSIIYVSFGTLVHLTRAQVIEFWYGLVNSGHPFLWVMRSDITSGDHQIPAELENGTKERGCIVDWVSQEEVLAHKSVGGFLTHSGWNSTLESIVAGLPMICWPKLGDHYIISSTVCRQWKIGLQLNENCDRSNIESMVQTLMGSKREEIQSSMDAISKLSRDSVAEGGSSHNNLEQLIEYIRNLQHQN; encoded by the exons ATGGCAATGAAGCAACCTCACGTAATCATCTTTCCCTTCCCACTCCAAGGTCACATGAAGCCCTTGCTATGCTTAGCCGAGCTTCTCTGCCATGCAGGCCTTCATGTCACCTATGTCAACACTCACCACAACCACCAGCGCTTGGCCAACCGCCAAGCCCTCTCGACTCATTTCCCCACCCTCCATTTCGAGTCCATCTCCGATGGCCTCCCCGAGGATGACCCCCGTACCCTGAATAGCCAGTTGTTGATTGCGTTGAAGACGTCCATTAGGCCTCATTTCCGGGAGCTGCTCAAAACCATTTCGCTTAAGGCCGAATCGAATGATACTCTGGTGCCGCCTCCGAGCTGTATCATGACAGATGGGCTCGTGACTTTTGCGTTTGATGTGGCGGAGGAGCTGGGGCTGCCCATTCTAAGTTTTAACGTTCCTTGTCCTCGTTACCTGTGGACTTGTCTTTGTCTCCCCAAGCTCATTGAGAATGGCCAGCTTCCTTTTCAAG ATGATGACATGAATGTGGAAATTACGGGAGTGCCCGGAATGGAAGGCCTTTTGCATCGCCAAGACTTGCCAGGTTTTTGCCGAGTCAAACAAGCTGACCACCCATCTCTTCAATTTGCTATCAACGAGACCCAAACCCTAAAACGAGCATCGGCTCTCATTCTCGACACAGTTTATGAGCTCGATGCCCCTTGCATTTCCCACATGGCCCTCATGTTTCCCAAGATTTACACCCTCGGACCACTCCATGCTCTCCTCAACTCCCAAATAGGTGACATGTCTCGAGGTCTAGCATCCCACGGCTCTCTTTGGAAAAGCGACCTAAACTGCATGACGTGGCTCGACTCCCAGCCGTCCAAATCGATTATCTACGTTAGCTTCGGGACTTTGGTTCACTTGACACGTGCCCAAGTGATAGAGTTTTGGTACGGTCTGGTCAACAGTGGACACCCGTTTTTGTGGGTCATGAGGTCTGACATCACATCTGGGGACCACCAAATTCCCGCAGAGCTGGAAAATGGTACGAAAGAAAGAGGGTGCATAGTGGATTGGGTTTCGCAGGAGGAGGTGCTAGCCCACAAATCGGTAGGTGGGTTTTTGACCCACAGTGGGTGGAACTCGACGCTTGAAAGCATTGTGGCCGGGCTGCCCATGATCTGTTGGCCGAAGTTGGGGGACCATTATATTATTAGCAGCACTGTTTGCCGGCAGTGGAAGATTGGTCTCCAATTGAACGAAAATTGTGACCGGTCCAACATTGAGAGCATGGTTCAAACTTTGATGGGATCCAAAAGGGAGGAGATCCAGAGCTCCATGGATGCCATTTCGAAATTGTCTCGTGACAGTGTTGCCGAAGGTGGATCTTCTCACAACAACTTGGAGCAGCTGATCGAATACATTCGAAATTTGCAACACCAgaactag